From the Oryza glaberrima chromosome 5, OglaRS2, whole genome shotgun sequence genome, one window contains:
- the LOC127775037 gene encoding uncharacterized protein LOC127775037 has translation MKMFLIELLTDHDVPGFRTQNAWSKEAWTNIVCRLNTKFGTSFTTNQVKQKEQDLKKDYRSVKDLLDQSGFGWDSDRMMVSAPQSVWDTFADRKNKDAIHWRDKSFPYFDDLAPLYDGRYAEGRTRHGMDHYARKTKNAPAHSTQEANAVDTYQSPSPNSNAPGESGLQFPFGEEVETANLDFSQHSPTPVHLTKVPPSSAQTPSEVPESRPGKKQKIKSVSPDDGFHERYLKLKKEEIDRFAAIEEKKLEDPYNINKCITVLEGLHGLQIGDILVAADIFKGKDNREVFLSFSSDALRLAWIRKEIAALE, from the exons ATGAAGATGTTCCTTATTGAGCTCCTAACAGATCATGACGTGCCAGGTTTTCGAACACAAAATGCTTGGAGTAAGGAAGCATGGACAAATATTGTTTGCCGCCTGAATACAAAATTCGGTACATCATTTACGACCAACCAAGTCAAGCAAAAGGAGCAGGATTTGAAGAAAGATTATCGCAGTGTTAAAGATTTGTTGGATCAAAGTGGTTTTGGGTGGGATAGTGACAGAATGATGGTGAGTGCACCACAAAGTGTTTGGGACACTTTTGCTGATCGCAAGAACAAAGATGCAATTCATTGGCGAGATAAGTCGTTCCCATATTTTGATGATTTAGCTCCACTTTATGATG GTCGTTATGCTGAAGGGAGAACTCGCCATGGTATGGACCATTATGCAAGGAAGACAAAGAATGCACCAGCTCATTCAACACAAGAAGCAAATGCGGTTGATACATATCAGTCACCATCTCCTAATTCAAATGCTCCAGGTGAATCAGGTTTGCAATTTCCTTTTGGTGAAGAGGTTGAGACAGCCAATTTGGACTTTTCACAGCATTCACCTACCCCTGTCCATCTCACAAAAGTCCCACCTAGCTCGGCACAAACACCTTCAGAGGTTCCTGAATCTCGACCTGGGAAGAAACAAAAGATCAAATCTGTTAGTCCCGATGATGGATTTCATGAGAGATACctaaaacttaaaaaagaagaaatagatCGATTTGCTGCAATTGAGGAGAAGAAATTGGAGGATCCTTACAACATCAACAAGTGTATCACAGTGCTTGAAGGTTTACATGGTCTACAAATAGGAGATATATTGGTGGCAGCTGATATCTTCAAAGGTAAGGATAATAGGGAAGTTTTCTTGTCCTTTTCAAGTGATGCATTACGCTTGGCTTGGATTAGAAAGGAAATCGCAGCATTAGAGTGA
- the LOC127774535 gene encoding uncharacterized protein LOC127774535: MGLQVAAVAPSPCARSSASSSPPSTSSSRPALGGAGLARSRAPVNWGAGVMARRRGLRQPARCALSASLDGVGGGDAEFLRRIEELAAAVGVQPTGCGWPASVERSASSAGMPLSLRMLKRKKQQQQLVARQTRWDERLLGSAGDSVGRAFSSMVLIVRELQSFALQQMREAMLGDDLQSVLARVHGEMHASFVWLFQHIFAGTPALMVSLMLLLANFTVHSMGHSVAAAAAIPPAPPTSAAVAVVDTQHADPSLPRFDAASVKTFSIGRAASVGGSSGGGGKVRPVAGATGDDRWDESLARLSGVAPQQPAPPAGTGAGMAEDEQAIWERMVAEASNMQENARAEELSDPDVLGNLVAPVEAEIETEGHAEYTRTEQRYELAVSEEPNNPLILANFAQFLYLVQNDHDRAEQYFERAVRAEPADAEALSRYATFLWKARNDLAAAEDTYQEAIAADPGNAHHAAAYAHFLWNTGGEDTCFPLD, from the exons ATGGGCCTCCAGGTCGCGGCCGTCGCGCCATCCCCGTGCGCgcgctcctccgcctcgtctTCGCCGCCCTCGACATCCTCCTCGCGTCCCGCCCTCGGCGGTGCGGGGCTCGCGAGATCCCGCGCCCCGGTTAATTGGGGCGCCGGTGTTATGGCGCGGCGCCGCGGGTTGCGGCAGCCGGCGAGGTGCGCCCTGAGCGCCAGTTTGGATGGCGTGGGGGGCGGGGACGCGGAGTTCTTGCGGCGGATCgaggagctcgcggcggcggtgggtgtgCAGCCCACGGGTTGCGGGTGGCCGGCGAGCGTGGAGCGCAGCGCGAGCAGCGCCGGGATGCCTCTGTCGCTCCGGATGCTGAAgcggaagaagcagcagcagcagctggtggcGCGGCAGACGCGGTGGGACGAGCGGCTGCTGGGCTCCGCCGGCGACTCGGTGGGGCGCGCCTTCTCGTCGATGGTGCTCATCGTGCGGGAGCTGCAGAGCTTCGCGCTGCAGCAGATGCGGGAGGCAATGCTGGGCGACGACCTGCAGAGCGTCCTGGCGCGAGTCCATGGCGAGATGCACGCCTCCTTCGTCTGGCTCTTCCAGCACATCTTCGCCGGCACCCCGGCTCTCATGGTCTCCCTCATGCTCCTCCTCGCCAACTTCACCGTCCACTCCATGGGTCAcagtgtcgccgccgccgcagccatccCTCCCGCTCCGCCTACCTCCGCGGCTGTCGCGGTGGTCGACACCCAGCACGCCGACCCATCCCTCCCGCGGTTCGACGCGGCCTCGGTCAAGACGTTCTCTATTGGGCGTGCCGCCTCGGtcggcgggagcagcggcggtggcgggaaggTTCGGCCCGTCGCGGGCGCCACTGGCGACGACCGGTGGGACGAATCCCTAGCTCGGCTGAGCGGTGTCGCGCCGCAGCAACCAGCGCCGCCGGCGGGAACGGGAGCTGGTATGGCCGAGGACGAGCAGGCCATCTGGGAAAGGATGGTGGCGGAGGCCTCGAACATGCAGGAGAACGCGCGTGCAGAGGAGCTGAGCGACCCGGACGTGCTCGGCAACCTCGTCGCACcggtggaggcggagatcgagacGGAGGGCCACGCTGAGTACACGCGGACGGAGCAGCGGTACGAGCTCGCCGTGTCCGAGGAGCCCAATAACCCGCTCATCCTGGCCAACTTCGCGCAGTTCCTCTACCTCGTGCAGAACGACCACGACCG GGCGGAGCAGTACTTCGAGAGGGCGGTGCGCGCGGAGCCGGCGGACGCGGAGGCGCTGAGCCGGTACGCGACGTTCCTGTGGAAGGCGAGGAACgacctcgcggcggcggaggacaccTACCAGGAGGCCATCGCGGCCGACCCCGGCAACGCGCACCATGCCGCCGCCTACGCGCATTTCCTCTGGAACACCGGAGGTGAGGACACATGTTTCCCCCTCGATTGA